The following are encoded together in the Zingiber officinale cultivar Zhangliang chromosome 8A, Zo_v1.1, whole genome shotgun sequence genome:
- the LOC122008747 gene encoding lipase-like isoform X1, translated as MARLSIGILGLTELFVSVTVHLLFGLYIFSAALASDLSQAVTDCLRPNVFNLGAWQREAEGRGQPPVVFEGSPPPIVLVHGIFGFGKGRLGGLSYFAGAEKKDERVLVPDLGSLTSIHDRARELFYYLKGGQVDYGEEHSRISRHSQFGKIYEQGHYPSWDERHPLHFVGHSAGVQVVRVLQQMLADKAFSGYDTSEDWVLSLTSLSGALNGTTRAYFDGMRPEDGRFMKPISLLQFCRLGVIIYDWLDISWLKHYYNFGFDHFQMGWRNTGLSGLVDLLLGNTGPFASGDWILPDLTIQGSIRLNSELQTFPNTFYFSYATKRTRKVFGFTIPSSILGIHPLLFLRVLQMCQWRFPRNAPPPYKGYRDEDWEDNDGALNTISMTHPRLPMEHPNKFVADDSKCHPLQPGIWYYRILEADHIFFIVNRERAGIQFDLLYDSIFQRCRKHIIRNNMPPILPKQSG; from the exons ATGGCGAGGCTATCGATCGGAATCCTCGGGCTGACGGAGCTCTTCGTCAGCGTGACGGTGCACCTACTCTTCGGCCTCTACATCTTCAGCGCCGCGCTGGCGTCCGACCTGTCGCAGGCCGTCACCGACTGCCTGCGGCCTAATGTCTTCAACCTCGGCGCCTGGCAGAGGGAGGCGGAGGGAAGGGGCCAGCCGCCGGTGGTGTTCGAGGGTTCCCCGCCGCCTATCGTGTTGGTGCACGGTATCTTCGGATTCGGAAAAGGG AGACTTGGCGGTTTGTCCTACTTCGCCGGGGCGGAGAAGAAGGATGAGCGTGTTCTGGTCCCTGATCTGGGATCCCTAACCAGCATCCATGACAG GGCAAGGGAACTGTTCTATTACCTGAAGGGAGGGCAGGTGGACTACGGCGAGGAGCATAGCAGGATCTCTCGACATTCACAATTTGGGAAGATTTATGAACAAG GGCACTATCCTTCGTGGGACGAACGCCATCCTCTCCATTTTGTTGGGCATTCAGCAGGTGTTCAGGTTGTTAGGGTATTGCAGCAGATGCTCGCCGATAAG GCATTCAGTGGCTATGACACTTCAGAGGACTGGGTTCTGAGCCTTACTTCTCTGTCCGGCGCGCTCAATGGAACCACTAGAGCCTACTTTGATGGCATGCG ACCGGAGGATGGTAGGTTCATGAAACCTATATCACTGCTTCAATTTTGCCGGCTGGGAGTTATCATCTATGATTGGTTGGACATTTCATGGCTCAAGCACTACTACAACTTTGGATTTGATCATTTTCAGATGGGATGGAGGAATACCGGCCTCTCAGGTCTGGTTGATCTGCTCTTAGGAAACACCGGGCCTTTCGCTTCAGGGGATTGGATCCTACCTGACCTAACAATTCAAGGCTCAATCCGGCTTAATTCGGAACTTCAAACCTTCCCCAACACATTCTACTTTAGCTACGCAACTAAGAGAACGAGAAAGGTATTTGGGTTCACAATTCCCTCCAGTATCTTGGGTATCCACCCGTTGCTGTTTCTTCGAGTCTTGCAGATGTGCCAGTGGCGATTCCCTCGCAATGCTCCACCACCTTACAAAGGATACCG GGATGAAGATTGGGAAGACAATGATGGGGCTCTGAATACAATATCCATGACACATCCTAGGCTGCCTATGGAACACCCGAACAAATTTGTTGCAGATGACTCAAAATGCCATCCTCTACAACCAGGAATATG GTACTACAGGATCCTTGAAGCCGATCACATCTTCTTCATTGTGAATCGAGAGCGAGCAGGAATACAATTTGATCTTTTGTATGATAGCATATTTCAAAGATGCAGAAAGCACATAATTCGAAACAACATGCCGCCTATCTTGCCCAAGCAAAGTGGCTAA
- the LOC122008747 gene encoding lipase-like isoform X2 — protein MARLSIGILGLTELFVSVTVHLLFGLYIFSAALASDLSQAVTDCLRPNVFNLGAWQREAEGRGQPPVVFEGSPPPIVLVHGIFGFGKGRLGGLSYFAGAEKKDERVLVPDLGSLTSIHDRARELFYYLKGGQVDYGEEHSRISRHSQFGKIYEQGHYPSWDERHPLHFVGHSAGVQVVRVLQQMLADKAFSGYDTSEDWVLSLTSLSGALNGTTRAYFDGMRPEDGRFMKPISLLQFCRLGVIIYDWLDISWLKHYYNFGFDHFQMGWRNTGLSGLVDLLLGNTGPFASGDWILPDLTIQGSIRLNSELQTFPNTFYFSYATKRTRKMCQWRFPRNAPPPYKGYRDEDWEDNDGALNTISMTHPRLPMEHPNKFVADDSKCHPLQPGIWYYRILEADHIFFIVNRERAGIQFDLLYDSIFQRCRKHIIRNNMPPILPKQSG, from the exons ATGGCGAGGCTATCGATCGGAATCCTCGGGCTGACGGAGCTCTTCGTCAGCGTGACGGTGCACCTACTCTTCGGCCTCTACATCTTCAGCGCCGCGCTGGCGTCCGACCTGTCGCAGGCCGTCACCGACTGCCTGCGGCCTAATGTCTTCAACCTCGGCGCCTGGCAGAGGGAGGCGGAGGGAAGGGGCCAGCCGCCGGTGGTGTTCGAGGGTTCCCCGCCGCCTATCGTGTTGGTGCACGGTATCTTCGGATTCGGAAAAGGG AGACTTGGCGGTTTGTCCTACTTCGCCGGGGCGGAGAAGAAGGATGAGCGTGTTCTGGTCCCTGATCTGGGATCCCTAACCAGCATCCATGACAG GGCAAGGGAACTGTTCTATTACCTGAAGGGAGGGCAGGTGGACTACGGCGAGGAGCATAGCAGGATCTCTCGACATTCACAATTTGGGAAGATTTATGAACAAG GGCACTATCCTTCGTGGGACGAACGCCATCCTCTCCATTTTGTTGGGCATTCAGCAGGTGTTCAGGTTGTTAGGGTATTGCAGCAGATGCTCGCCGATAAG GCATTCAGTGGCTATGACACTTCAGAGGACTGGGTTCTGAGCCTTACTTCTCTGTCCGGCGCGCTCAATGGAACCACTAGAGCCTACTTTGATGGCATGCG ACCGGAGGATGGTAGGTTCATGAAACCTATATCACTGCTTCAATTTTGCCGGCTGGGAGTTATCATCTATGATTGGTTGGACATTTCATGGCTCAAGCACTACTACAACTTTGGATTTGATCATTTTCAGATGGGATGGAGGAATACCGGCCTCTCAGGTCTGGTTGATCTGCTCTTAGGAAACACCGGGCCTTTCGCTTCAGGGGATTGGATCCTACCTGACCTAACAATTCAAGGCTCAATCCGGCTTAATTCGGAACTTCAAACCTTCCCCAACACATTCTACTTTAGCTACGCAACTAAGAGAACGAGAAAG ATGTGCCAGTGGCGATTCCCTCGCAATGCTCCACCACCTTACAAAGGATACCG GGATGAAGATTGGGAAGACAATGATGGGGCTCTGAATACAATATCCATGACACATCCTAGGCTGCCTATGGAACACCCGAACAAATTTGTTGCAGATGACTCAAAATGCCATCCTCTACAACCAGGAATATG GTACTACAGGATCCTTGAAGCCGATCACATCTTCTTCATTGTGAATCGAGAGCGAGCAGGAATACAATTTGATCTTTTGTATGATAGCATATTTCAAAGATGCAGAAAGCACATAATTCGAAACAACATGCCGCCTATCTTGCCCAAGCAAAGTGGCTAA
- the LOC122008748 gene encoding uncharacterized protein LOC122008748 isoform X2, which produces MSPATKSKSGKLSGKVVKANGKVSSKPSLALPNHGNGVPSNVYNPVTGKFHKFDVSATVSIATSQNNGRLGTIDETENQSVSSFGTSGELDSMSNHNGSGEEDQKEKTTTSTVSRTEPVPGCDTDKREKIRQKNERKHQRQKERRAQDLHERCSGYLMSWKLDMLAQKIVAMGFSPEESTMALIQNEGRVEESIAWLLELSEENKLQISSNTDNSGKWKMDITAELAKLSDMVMKFKCTKQEVERTVVACEGDLEKAEETLKEQNQEGKSASSKLEEAENFVSESGLGNKMIMPVQNGLLRPQQKGIIPVVTQQRIGECNLSDNKAVINGTVDSSNKNLQSLRRMQPKPDWGRPPQLVTPTKVVTPMDKRWSNASSVPSISLSMPSSQQVAAPPSNPYMLMTSNEPKANMPSLTLREPVIVMQRPQSIPPKQNLASTSRNTSASLPSSTGSYPNGMLSVEMIAENGSLRPNSSYLGLHGVTAQQFVNQNHFRAPSASSVDLDSFATGWGTPFNSNFSASSFAVPSSPSRFAGLPSGPSPPSSVDWSSGVSTRYDYTRVDWRMDKALMEPSTRNFDSSSTWSTMFMGGEVPRPAVNSSGSAYIPWLQDGGLTAEESSNSSGLTEWSSPFAGKDLLSISRRYVTDSLL; this is translated from the coding sequence ATGTCCCCAGCAACTAAATCTAAGTCAGGCAAATTGTCTGGAAAGGTAGTCAAAGCAAATGGCAAAGTCTCTTCAAAACCTTCTTTAGCCCTTCCAAACCACGGAAATGGTGTCCCCTCCAATGTTTATAATCCAGTGACCGGCAAATTCCACAAGTTTGATGTGTCTGCCACTGTTTCCATAGCAACAAGCCAAAACAATGGGCGTCTTGGAACCATAGATGAAACAGAGAATCAGTCTGTTAGTTCATTTGGTACAAGTGGCGAGTTAGATTCCATGTCTAATCATAATGGTTCTGGTGAAGAGGACCAGAAGGAGAAAACAACTACTAGTACTGTATCTCGCACAGAACCTGTACCTGGTTGTGACACGGATAAGAGGGAGAAGATTCGgcagaagaatgagagaaaacaTCAACGGCAGAAGGAAAGGCGGGCTCAGGATCTACATGAACGCTGTAGTGGATACCTCATGTCTTGGAAACTAGATATGCTTGCTCAGAAAATTGTAGCAATGGGTTTCTCTCCTGAAGAGTCAACAATGGCACTGATACAAAATGAAGGACGGGTTGAAGAATCCATTGCGTGGCTCCTTGAACTGAGTGAAGAAAACAAACTCCAAATTTCTTCCAACACAGACAATTCTGGCAAGTGGAAGATGGACATTACAGCAGAGCTCGCAAAGTTATCAGATATGGTGATGAAGTTCAAGTGCACAAAGCAAGAGGTCGAAAGGACAGTAGTAGCATGTGAGGGTGACTTGGAGAAAGCTGAAGAGACTTTGAAGGAACAGAATCAGGAAGGAAAATCTGCTTCATCAAAATTGGAAGAAGCTGAGAATTTTGTCTCAGAAAGTGGCCTTGGCAATAAGATGATAATGCCTGTTCAAAATGGATTGTTAAGACCGCAACAGAAGGGAATAATTCCAGTTGTCACTCAACAACGGATAGGTGAGTGCAATTTAAGCGATAATAAAGCTGTGATAAATGGAACTGTGGACTCTTCAAACAAGAATTTGCAGTCTTTGAGGAGGATGCAGCCCAAACCAGATTGGGGAAGACCACCCCAACTTGTTACTCCCACAAAAGTTGTTACTCCCATGGATAAAAGGTGGTCCAATGCTAGCTCTGTTCCTTCCATTTCATTATCTATGCCATCGTCTCAGCAGGTAGCCGCACCTCCATCTAACCCATACATGCTGATGACGAGTAATGAGCCAAAGGCTAACATGCCATCACTAACATTGAGGGAGCCTGTTATTGTAATGCAGCGGCCCCAATCTATTCCTCCCAAACAAAACTTAGCATCGACAAGCAGGAACACCAGTGCATCGTTACCCTCTTCCACAGGATCATATCCAAATGGTATGTTGAGTGTGGAGATGATCGCGGAAAATGGAAGCTTGAGGCCAAACTCATCTTACTTGGGTTTGCATGGTGTTACTGCTCAACAGTTCGTTAACCAGAATCATTTCAGAGCTCCCAGTGCTAGCTCAGTGGATCTGGATTCTTTTGCAACTGGTTGGGGCACTCCATTCAACTCAAACTTTTCAGCATCATCTTTTGCGGTTCCTTCTTCCCCCAGTCGCTTTGCTGGTCTCCCATCCGGGCCATCCCCTCCATCCTCAGTTGACTGGAGTTCTGGTGTGTCAACACGATACGACTATACTCGTGTAGATTGGAGGATGGATAAAGCTCTTATGGAGCCTTCCACAAGGAATTTTGACTCATCATCAACATGGTCCACCATGTTCATGGGTGGCGAGGTGCCAAGGCCAGCCGTGAATTCATCAGGCAGTGCCTACATTCCTTGGCTGCAGGATGGCGGTCTCACAGCCGAGGAGTCTTCAAACTCCTCCGGGTTAACTGAGTGGTCATCTCCGTTTGCAGGGAAGGACCTACTCAGCATATCAAGACGGTATGTCACCGATTCTTTGCTCTAG
- the LOC122008748 gene encoding uncharacterized protein LOC122008748 isoform X1: MDAYQTFTCGRCRASGIVVPFSVVLRWSPCKMSPATKSKSGKLSGKVVKANGKVSSKPSLALPNHGNGVPSNVYNPVTGKFHKFDVSATVSIATSQNNGRLGTIDETENQSVSSFGTSGELDSMSNHNGSGEEDQKEKTTTSTVSRTEPVPGCDTDKREKIRQKNERKHQRQKERRAQDLHERCSGYLMSWKLDMLAQKIVAMGFSPEESTMALIQNEGRVEESIAWLLELSEENKLQISSNTDNSGKWKMDITAELAKLSDMVMKFKCTKQEVERTVVACEGDLEKAEETLKEQNQEGKSASSKLEEAENFVSESGLGNKMIMPVQNGLLRPQQKGIIPVVTQQRIGECNLSDNKAVINGTVDSSNKNLQSLRRMQPKPDWGRPPQLVTPTKVVTPMDKRWSNASSVPSISLSMPSSQQVAAPPSNPYMLMTSNEPKANMPSLTLREPVIVMQRPQSIPPKQNLASTSRNTSASLPSSTGSYPNGMLSVEMIAENGSLRPNSSYLGLHGVTAQQFVNQNHFRAPSASSVDLDSFATGWGTPFNSNFSASSFAVPSSPSRFAGLPSGPSPPSSVDWSSGVSTRYDYTRVDWRMDKALMEPSTRNFDSSSTWSTMFMGGEVPRPAVNSSGSAYIPWLQDGGLTAEESSNSSGLTEWSSPFAGKDLLSISRRYVTDSLL; this comes from the exons ATGGATGCATATCAAACTTTCACATGTGGCAGATGTAGGGCATCTGGAATTGTTGTTCCTTTCTCAGTTGTGCTGAGATGGAGTCCTTG TAAAATGTCCCCAGCAACTAAATCTAAGTCAGGCAAATTGTCTGGAAAGGTAGTCAAAGCAAATGGCAAAGTCTCTTCAAAACCTTCTTTAGCCCTTCCAAACCACGGAAATGGTGTCCCCTCCAATGTTTATAATCCAGTGACCGGCAAATTCCACAAGTTTGATGTGTCTGCCACTGTTTCCATAGCAACAAGCCAAAACAATGGGCGTCTTGGAACCATAGATGAAACAGAGAATCAGTCTGTTAGTTCATTTGGTACAAGTGGCGAGTTAGATTCCATGTCTAATCATAATGGTTCTGGTGAAGAGGACCAGAAGGAGAAAACAACTACTAGTACTGTATCTCGCACAGAACCTGTACCTGGTTGTGACACGGATAAGAGGGAGAAGATTCGgcagaagaatgagagaaaacaTCAACGGCAGAAGGAAAGGCGGGCTCAGGATCTACATGAACGCTGTAGTGGATACCTCATGTCTTGGAAACTAGATATGCTTGCTCAGAAAATTGTAGCAATGGGTTTCTCTCCTGAAGAGTCAACAATGGCACTGATACAAAATGAAGGACGGGTTGAAGAATCCATTGCGTGGCTCCTTGAACTGAGTGAAGAAAACAAACTCCAAATTTCTTCCAACACAGACAATTCTGGCAAGTGGAAGATGGACATTACAGCAGAGCTCGCAAAGTTATCAGATATGGTGATGAAGTTCAAGTGCACAAAGCAAGAGGTCGAAAGGACAGTAGTAGCATGTGAGGGTGACTTGGAGAAAGCTGAAGAGACTTTGAAGGAACAGAATCAGGAAGGAAAATCTGCTTCATCAAAATTGGAAGAAGCTGAGAATTTTGTCTCAGAAAGTGGCCTTGGCAATAAGATGATAATGCCTGTTCAAAATGGATTGTTAAGACCGCAACAGAAGGGAATAATTCCAGTTGTCACTCAACAACGGATAGGTGAGTGCAATTTAAGCGATAATAAAGCTGTGATAAATGGAACTGTGGACTCTTCAAACAAGAATTTGCAGTCTTTGAGGAGGATGCAGCCCAAACCAGATTGGGGAAGACCACCCCAACTTGTTACTCCCACAAAAGTTGTTACTCCCATGGATAAAAGGTGGTCCAATGCTAGCTCTGTTCCTTCCATTTCATTATCTATGCCATCGTCTCAGCAGGTAGCCGCACCTCCATCTAACCCATACATGCTGATGACGAGTAATGAGCCAAAGGCTAACATGCCATCACTAACATTGAGGGAGCCTGTTATTGTAATGCAGCGGCCCCAATCTATTCCTCCCAAACAAAACTTAGCATCGACAAGCAGGAACACCAGTGCATCGTTACCCTCTTCCACAGGATCATATCCAAATGGTATGTTGAGTGTGGAGATGATCGCGGAAAATGGAAGCTTGAGGCCAAACTCATCTTACTTGGGTTTGCATGGTGTTACTGCTCAACAGTTCGTTAACCAGAATCATTTCAGAGCTCCCAGTGCTAGCTCAGTGGATCTGGATTCTTTTGCAACTGGTTGGGGCACTCCATTCAACTCAAACTTTTCAGCATCATCTTTTGCGGTTCCTTCTTCCCCCAGTCGCTTTGCTGGTCTCCCATCCGGGCCATCCCCTCCATCCTCAGTTGACTGGAGTTCTGGTGTGTCAACACGATACGACTATACTCGTGTAGATTGGAGGATGGATAAAGCTCTTATGGAGCCTTCCACAAGGAATTTTGACTCATCATCAACATGGTCCACCATGTTCATGGGTGGCGAGGTGCCAAGGCCAGCCGTGAATTCATCAGGCAGTGCCTACATTCCTTGGCTGCAGGATGGCGGTCTCACAGCCGAGGAGTCTTCAAACTCCTCCGGGTTAACTGAGTGGTCATCTCCGTTTGCAGGGAAGGACCTACTCAGCATATCAAGACGGTATGTCACCGATTCTTTGCTCTAG
- the LOC122008750 gene encoding gamma carbonic anhydrase 1, mitochondrial-like: MGTLGRAIYTVGFWIRETGQAIDRLGSRLQGNYLFQEQISRHRTLMNIFDKVPNVHKDAFVAPSASVIGDVQVGHGSSIWYGCVLRGDVNSIYVGSGTNIQDNSLVHVAKSNLSGKVLPTIIGDNVTVGHSAVLHGCTVENESFVGMGAVLLDGVVVEEHGMVAAGSLVRQNTKIPSGEVWGGNPAKFLRKLTDEERAFIAQSATSYTNLAQVHAAENSKSFDEIEFEKLLRKRFARRDEEYDSMLGIVRETPAELILPDNILPDKARATTPSSQ, encoded by the exons ATGGGGACACTAGGTAGGGCGATCTACACCGTCGGATTCTGGATCCGGGAGACCGGCCAGGCCATTGATCGTCTCGGCTCTCGACTCCAGGGAAATTATCTCTTCCAAGAGCAGA TATCAAGGCATCGCACACTTATGAACATATTTGACAAAGTGCCTAATGTTCACAAAGATGCTTTTGTTGCTCCTAGTGCATCTGTTATTGGTGATGTCCAAGTGGGCCATGGATCATCAATCTGGTATGGATGTGTTTTGCGAG GCGATGTGAACAGCATCTATGTGGGATCTGGCACCAATATACAAGATAATTCTCTCGTTCACGTGGCAAAATCTAATCTTAGTGGGAAGGTCCTGCCAACTATAATTGGAGATAATGTGACAGTAG GTCATAGTGCCGTTTTGCACGGATGCACCGTTGAGAATGAATCCTTTGTTGGAATGGGAGCAGTCCTGCTCGATGGAGTAGTTGTGGAAGAGCATGGGATGGTTGCTGCTGGATCCCTTGTAAGGCAGAATACAAAGATCCCTTCTGGAGAG GTATGGGGAGGCAATCCTGCAAAGTTCTTGAGAAAGCTCACCGACGAAGAGAGAGCTTTCATAGCGCAGTCTGCAACGAGCTACACTAATTTAGCCCAAGTGCATGCGGCTGAGAATTCAAAGTCGTTTGACGAGATTGAGTTCGAGAAGCTTCTGCGCAAGAGGTTCGCCCGCCGGGACGAGGAGTATGACTCCATGCTCGGAATAGTTCGCGAAACCCCCGCAGAGCTCATTCTTCCGGACAATATCCTGCCCGACAAGGCCCGCGCCACCACCCCTTCTTCTCAATAA
- the LOC122008749 gene encoding endoglucanase 3-like — MAPEERASRAVALCFLPFINTATSLAPSVTTSSACFGMARSSSSLLLVFFVLCCCSCVRGFRSRHAPARHDYRDALSKSILFFEGQRSGRLPAGQRMSWRRNSGLSDGSAMHVDLVGGYYDAGDNVKFGFPMAFTATMLAWSVIEFGGVMKGEVANARAAVRWATDYLLKATAVPNTVFVQVGDASSDHACWERPEDMDTPRTVYKVDASNPGSDIAAETAAALAAASLVFRKSDPAYSKLLRNRAINVFEFADKHRGAYSDRLNHVVCPFYCSYSGYQDELLWGAAWLHKATRNPSYLNYIQVNGQTLGADESDNTFGWDNKHVGARILLSKAFLIQNLKSLHDYKGHADNFICSLVPGTPTSQAQYTPGGLLFKMGDSNLQYVTSTSFLLLAYAKYLTYSSKVVLCGGATVTPKKLRSIAKRQVDYILGDNPARLSYMVGYGARYPKKVHHRGSSLPSVVSHPAKISCSAGFTGLYSPAANPNTLTGAVVGGPDSSDRFPDDRNDYEQSEPATYINAPLVGALAYLAHSAGQL; from the exons ATGGCGCCGGAAGAGAGAGCGAGCAGAGCAGTTGCCCTTTGCTTTTTGCCTTTTATAAATACCGCAACCTCCCTCGCCCCTTCAGTCACCACCAGCAGCGCCTGCTTCGGAATGGCGCGCTCCTCTTCCTCGCTGCTTCTGGTCTTCTTTGTTCTTTGCTGCTGCTCCTGCGTCCGTGGGTTTCGCTCCCGCCATGCGCCGGCGAGGCACGACTACCGCGACGCGCTCTCCAAGTCCATCTTGTTCTTCGAGGGGCAGCGGTCGGGGAGGCTGCCGGCGGGCCAGAGGATGAGCTGGCGGCGCAACTCCGGCCTCTCCGATGGCTCCGCCATGCAT GTCGACTTGGTCGGAGGGTACTACGACGCCGGCGACAACGTTAAGTTTGGCTTCCCCATGGCGTTCACCGCCACCATGCTCGCGTGGAGCGTGATCGAGTTCGGCGGCGTGATGAAGGGGGAGGTAGCCAACGCCCGAGCCGCCGTTCGCTGGGCCACTGACTACCTCCTCAAAGCCACCGCCGTTCCCAACACCGTTTTTGTTCAG GTTGGAGATGCGAGCTCGGACCACGCTTGCTGGGAGCGGCCGGAGGACATGGACACGCCGAGGACGGTGTACAAGGTGGACGCGAGCAACCCGGGGTCGGACATCGCCGCTGAGACGGCGGCCGCGCTCGCAGCCGCCTCGCTGGTCTTCCGCAAATCCGACCCCGCTTACTCCAAACTCCTCCGAAACAGAGCCATTAAC GTGTTCGAGTTCGCCGACAAGCACAGAGGCGCCTACAGCGACAGGTTGAACCACGTCGTCTGCCCTTTCTACTGCTCTTACTCCGGCTACCAG GACGAGCTTTTATGGGGAGCGGCATGGCTTCACAAAGCCACGCGGAATCCATCGTACCTGAACTACATCCAAGTCAACGGTCAAACCCTCGGAGCTGATGAATCCGACAACACTTTTGGGTGGGACAACAAGCACGTTGGCGCCAGAATCCTCCTCTCCAAG GCGTTTCTGATTCAGAACTTGAAGTCTCTGCATGATTACAAAGGTCACGCCGATAACTTCATCTGCTCGCTCGTGCCTGGAACGCCCACCTCGCAAGCTCAATACACTCCTG GGGGGTTGCTGTTCAAGATGGGCGACAGTAACTTGCAGTACGTGACGTCGACTTCTTTCCTCCTGCTCGCCTACGCCAAGTACCTCACCTACTCCTCCAAGGTGGTGCTCTGCGGCGGCGCCACCGTCACCCCCAAGAAGCTCCGGTCGATAGCCAAGCGGCAGGTCGACTACATACTCGGCGACAACCCGGCGCGGTTGTCCTACATGGTGGGCTACGGCGCGAGGTACCCGAAGAAGGTGCATCACCGAGGGTCGTCTTTGCCGTCGGTGGTCAGCCACCCGGCGAAGATCTCCTGCTCCGCCGGCTTCACGGGCTTGTACTCCCCTGCTGCGAACCCGAACACGCTCACCGGAGCGGTCGTGGGCGGGCCAGACTCGTCGGACCGGTTTCCTGACGACCGGAACGACTACGAGCAGTCGGAGCCCGCGACTTACATCAACGCTCCGCTCGTCGGAGCGCTCGCGTACCTCGCCCACTCCGCCGGCCAACTCTAG